From Tachypleus tridentatus isolate NWPU-2018 chromosome 8, ASM421037v1, whole genome shotgun sequence, a single genomic window includes:
- the LOC143224225 gene encoding uncharacterized protein LOC143224225, which translates to MKVEKICKREHKPSKEEKIRGTREDPLDQTKSWCHESRNNTEQGEVDRLPLADYKCGRVIGIQSDEKRTVKVVKPKNKPHELFITKGKVENSKDSEVFVTRMRDYETLISFRGTLNPGDEVLEINNVSVSEENIGEIKNITVKTKNIRFTTLCISDCK; encoded by the exons ATGAAAGTAGAGAAAATATGTAAACGGGAACATAAACCATCAAAGGAGGAGAAAATAAGAGGAACAAGAGAAGATCCTCTCGACCAGACAAAGTCCTGGTGTCACGAATC TCGCAACAATACTGAACAGGGCGAAGTGGATAGGTTACCCCTTGCGGATTACAAGTGTGGTCGTGTAATCGGAATTCAATCAGATGAAAAACGTACAGTGAAGGTAGTAAAACCTAAGAACAAACCCCACGAATTATTCATTACTAAGGGGAAGGTGGAGAACAGTAAAG ATTCAGAAGTGTTCGTGACCAGGATGAGAGATTATGAAACATTGATTTCGTTCAGAGGGACACTTAATCCTGGTGACgaagttttagaaataaataacgtTAGTGTCAGCGAGGAAAACATCGGCGAAATCAAGAACATAACggtaaaaacaaagaatatacgCTTCACAACCCTGTGTATTTCGGATTGTAAATAG